A single region of the Pseudomonadota bacterium genome encodes:
- a CDS encoding VF530 family protein, whose translation MSEQQSNDPLHGVTLEEMVNSLVAYFGWEGLGKRINIKCFNSDPSVNSSLKFLRKTPWARKKVESLYLAFLKYDRKKSRKN comes from the coding sequence ATGAGTGAACAACAATCCAATGACCCGTTGCACGGAGTTACTCTGGAGGAAATGGTTAACAGCCTGGTTGCCTATTTTGGCTGGGAGGGGCTGGGAAAACGCATCAATATCAAGTGTTTCAACAGCGACCCATCAGTGAATTCAAGTCTCAAGTTCCTTCGAAAGACGCCCTGGGCAAGAAAGAAAGTCGAAAGTTTATACCTCGCCTTCTTGAAATATGACCGGAAGAAAAGCCGGAAGAATTAA
- a CDS encoding CHASE2 domain-containing protein: MNSIKPHHLSKWIICSFLTILIIIASLFDFYPLQFLENKVYDQMSRLRPQDPAENIAVIAIDDNSIKEIGPWPWPRSKIAEMVQYLAGHGVDAIGIDLLFSTPETNDGLDAINNLRAWLKQNASRLDANSSTLFEKRLNQASIDIDNDTRLFSALMPAKNVVLPFYFNYDGKSKNNEQVNLEDAGLLKHSIPDSEPKADFKTLLLSLHNPVMALKNHQAAPDEILTTHKTLAKAAGAHGHINISPDPDGVVRHEALFFENQGRLFPSLAVQLALAYKGIKLKDLETTKKEKNFTGIRIGDLKVPTEAGYQMFINYNVNRDKLVYSFTDVLNGKVPDETFKNKAVMIGLTAHPPAALHSSPVHKKISDVEIKAQAFENIFSENPIKRPYWAWALETAVLLYFGFFILFVISRVSIRLGALILGSFLAVWYVIVLAMFYSADIWFKAATPTILAIGGYLSIIAVRKFSVAYKQDEHSETNKMLGISFQGQGLLDMALEYFMKCPLRDPSVKEKLYNLGLDFERKRMFNKAVFVYEHISNAGDFKDIKEKIIRLKSAEQQIHMGSTGNMRNEATMRLDSADTLPTLGRYEIMRILGQGAIGTIYLGKDPKINREVAIKTLRYEETNEKEFKDVKDRFLHEAEAAGRLNHPNIVTIYDAGEDMDVIYMAMELLTGKDLTAYTKEGSLLPAKEVIRIIIKVAEALNYAHDNAVVHRDIKPANIMLLDKGQVKVTDFGIARLMNASQTQTGVVIGTPNYMSPEQVLGKRVDGRSDLFSLGSVFYELLTGLKPFKHDNIGPLMHNIASCNFKPLIDVAPLLPECCGAIINKLLVKDPNKRFQNADTVARKLQECLKEIEG, from the coding sequence ATGAACAGTATTAAACCGCATCATCTCTCTAAATGGATAATCTGTTCATTTCTTACCATCCTGATTATTATCGCCTCACTCTTTGATTTCTATCCCCTGCAGTTCCTGGAAAACAAGGTCTACGACCAGATGTCACGCCTCCGGCCGCAAGACCCCGCGGAAAATATTGCGGTAATCGCCATTGATGACAATAGCATTAAAGAAATCGGCCCCTGGCCCTGGCCCCGATCAAAAATTGCCGAGATGGTCCAGTATCTTGCCGGTCATGGAGTTGATGCCATCGGCATTGATCTTTTATTTTCAACTCCGGAAACCAATGACGGGTTGGATGCAATCAATAACCTCCGGGCATGGCTGAAACAAAACGCCTCAAGGCTTGATGCAAATTCAAGCACACTCTTTGAAAAAAGGCTCAATCAGGCTTCCATTGATATTGATAACGACACAAGACTGTTCTCAGCATTGATGCCGGCCAAAAATGTCGTTCTCCCTTTTTATTTCAACTATGACGGAAAATCGAAAAACAACGAGCAGGTCAACCTGGAAGATGCCGGGCTTCTCAAACATTCCATCCCGGATTCTGAACCCAAAGCCGATTTCAAAACCCTGCTGCTCAGCCTGCATAACCCGGTCATGGCTCTCAAGAATCATCAAGCCGCACCAGATGAAATTCTCACTACCCACAAAACACTTGCTAAGGCAGCCGGCGCCCACGGACACATAAACATCTCCCCTGACCCGGACGGTGTAGTGCGCCATGAAGCGCTCTTTTTCGAAAACCAGGGACGACTTTTCCCTTCTTTAGCCGTGCAGCTTGCTCTTGCCTATAAAGGAATCAAGCTCAAAGACCTGGAAACGACAAAAAAAGAAAAAAACTTTACCGGTATCCGGATTGGCGATCTTAAGGTCCCCACAGAAGCCGGCTACCAGATGTTCATCAATTACAATGTAAACCGTGATAAACTGGTTTATTCTTTTACCGATGTACTGAACGGCAAGGTGCCGGATGAGACATTCAAGAATAAAGCGGTAATGATCGGGCTTACCGCTCATCCACCCGCAGCACTTCATTCCTCCCCGGTCCACAAGAAAATTTCCGATGTCGAAATCAAGGCCCAGGCTTTTGAAAACATTTTCTCTGAAAACCCGATCAAACGCCCCTACTGGGCATGGGCTCTTGAAACCGCTGTTCTGTTGTATTTCGGCTTTTTTATTCTTTTTGTGATTTCGCGGGTCAGCATCCGGCTCGGCGCCCTGATCCTCGGAAGCTTTCTTGCGGTCTGGTACGTCATTGTCTTGGCCATGTTCTACAGCGCCGACATCTGGTTTAAAGCCGCAACCCCGACCATTCTTGCAATCGGCGGATATTTATCGATTATCGCGGTGCGGAAATTTTCCGTTGCCTACAAACAGGATGAACACTCGGAAACCAATAAGATGCTGGGTATCTCCTTTCAGGGCCAGGGACTTCTCGACATGGCTCTCGAGTACTTCATGAAATGCCCGCTGCGGGATCCATCAGTCAAAGAAAAGCTCTATAACCTCGGCCTGGATTTTGAACGCAAAAGGATGTTCAACAAAGCTGTTTTCGTGTATGAGCATATCTCGAATGCCGGCGATTTCAAGGATATCAAAGAAAAAATAATCCGCCTCAAATCAGCGGAGCAGCAGATCCATATGGGTTCCACCGGAAACATGCGGAATGAGGCGACCATGCGCCTGGACAGTGCTGACACCCTGCCCACCCTGGGACGTTATGAAATCATGCGGATTCTTGGTCAGGGTGCAATCGGCACGATCTATCTCGGCAAAGACCCGAAGATAAACCGTGAAGTGGCGATCAAGACCCTTCGTTACGAAGAAACCAACGAAAAGGAATTCAAAGATGTTAAAGACCGTTTCCTGCATGAAGCCGAAGCTGCCGGACGCCTGAACCATCCCAATATCGTAACCATCTATGATGCAGGGGAAGACATGGACGTTATTTACATGGCCATGGAACTCCTTACCGGTAAAGATCTCACCGCGTACACCAAGGAAGGCTCCCTGCTGCCGGCAAAAGAGGTCATCAGGATAATCATCAAAGTTGCAGAGGCCTTGAATTATGCCCATGATAACGCCGTGGTTCATCGTGATATAAAACCGGCAAATATCATGCTGCTTGATAAAGGGCAGGTAAAGGTTACTGACTTCGGTATTGCCAGGCTGATGAATGCCTCCCAGACCCAGACCGGTGTTGTTATCGGCACTCCGAATTATATGTCGCCGGAGCAGGTGCTCGGCAAACGGGTTGACGGACGATCGGACCTGTTCTCCCTGGGCTCGGTGTTTTATGAGCTTCTTACCGGCTTAAAGCCCTTCAAGCATGATAATATCGGGCCGCTGATGCATAATATCGCCAGCTGCAATTTCAAACCTTTGATCGATGTCGCCCCTCTGCTGCCCGAATGCTGCGGGGCAATTATCAACAAATTGCTGGTCAAAGATCCCAACAAGAGATTCCAGAACGCCGACACAGTTGCCAGAAAACTACAAGAATGCCTTAAAGAAATAGAAGGGTAA
- a CDS encoding HDOD domain-containing protein, with protein MSKKPENNFDAWLQRLNQEDMPIFGRTVQEIVSVAENSDSSVSELTRVVLQDTAMTAKVLKLANTAFYNPSNKSISTISRAIMLMGFDKVRAITLTVALVESIVRSANRDLLMAELARSLHAATQARSMAEKMGDKSSEEIFVATLLHNIGELAFWCFAKQEGEALKAEIKKGVPREEAEQKVLGFPLRKLTQRLVQDWHLNSLLEEALDPKKKVGKRGQLINISYDLAAAAEKGWQSEEVADTVREYSRISGFGRDEIQEMIQGNALEAARVSRTYGVSKVANIIPIPYKPGKDDRRVSKQTDGSMIDTVEEFEPKTSEIPQYNPLLQLDILREMTALLFEKPNFNVLLEMTLEGIYRGVGMDRTLFALVSPDHQYLNARFVLGFERTKMLERFKIFIASGRRNLFKTVLDNNLSVWIGQPQSSVADLVSDEIKELVGGDEFFVSPIIVSGKTIGLFYCDRIPSGRDMDQMSFENFENFARHASLGLEHITRLNKS; from the coding sequence ATGTCCAAAAAACCTGAGAATAATTTTGATGCCTGGCTCCAGCGACTTAACCAGGAAGATATGCCGATTTTCGGCCGCACTGTTCAGGAAATCGTAAGTGTTGCGGAAAACAGCGACAGTTCCGTTTCGGAATTGACCAGGGTGGTATTGCAGGACACGGCTATGACTGCCAAGGTGTTAAAACTTGCCAATACCGCCTTTTATAATCCTTCAAATAAAAGCATCAGTACCATAAGCCGGGCGATCATGCTCATGGGTTTTGACAAGGTGCGGGCAATCACTCTGACCGTTGCTCTGGTGGAATCCATTGTCCGCTCAGCAAACCGCGATCTGCTCATGGCCGAACTTGCCAGATCTCTGCACGCCGCCACCCAGGCGAGGTCCATGGCGGAAAAAATGGGAGACAAATCTTCTGAAGAAATCTTTGTCGCAACCCTGCTGCATAATATCGGTGAGCTTGCTTTCTGGTGTTTTGCCAAGCAGGAAGGGGAGGCCTTGAAGGCCGAGATAAAGAAAGGCGTTCCTCGGGAAGAGGCGGAGCAGAAGGTGTTGGGATTTCCGTTGCGCAAATTGACCCAGCGACTGGTCCAGGACTGGCACCTGAATTCTCTGCTCGAAGAAGCCTTGGACCCCAAGAAGAAAGTTGGCAAGAGAGGACAACTGATCAATATCAGTTATGACCTAGCAGCTGCGGCTGAAAAAGGCTGGCAGAGTGAGGAGGTGGCTGATACCGTCAGGGAATATAGCCGGATATCGGGTTTTGGCCGTGATGAGATACAGGAGATGATTCAGGGCAATGCTCTTGAAGCCGCCAGGGTGAGCAGGACCTATGGAGTCAGCAAGGTGGCAAATATTATTCCAATACCTTACAAGCCGGGCAAAGATGATCGTCGTGTTTCGAAGCAAACTGATGGGTCCATGATCGACACGGTGGAGGAGTTTGAACCGAAAACTTCTGAGATCCCGCAATATAATCCGCTTCTGCAACTGGATATTCTTCGCGAGATGACCGCCTTGCTTTTTGAAAAGCCGAATTTCAACGTGCTTCTTGAAATGACCCTTGAAGGCATTTACCGGGGAGTCGGCATGGACCGGACATTGTTTGCCCTTGTATCCCCGGACCATCAATACCTCAATGCGCGATTCGTCCTGGGATTTGAAAGGACAAAGATGCTTGAACGGTTTAAAATTTTTATCGCTTCCGGGAGAAGGAATCTTTTTAAGACCGTCCTTGACAACAATCTGAGCGTCTGGATCGGCCAGCCGCAATCTTCAGTGGCGGACCTCGTGTCCGATGAAATCAAGGAGCTCGTCGGCGGCGATGAATTTTTTGTGTCGCCGATAATCGTCAGCGGCAAAACCATTGGCCTGTTTTATTGTGACCGCATCCCCAGCGGCCGCGACATGGACCAGATGAGCTTTGAGAATTTCGAAAACTTTGCCCGCCATGCAAGCCTTGGACTCGAACATATCACGCGGTTGAATAAATCCTGA
- a CDS encoding alpha/beta hydrolase, which translates to MSIIRFVYTALSLLLCLLFLPLAVAPPLSAGEDIEKIQQFISEPIFNGQVYYYESGLENSEILVLLHGVGDEASTIWEPLLPELVGKYHVLALDLPGFGKSTQANLLYSPENYSAFLYWFIGKHAKGPVHLMGHSLGGALALRFAADHPDKVKRLILVDSIGILHRIAFSKKIMEFDLPLDNWPEIIAAPLQEAIDSINDFTGSTAEKMTKQGSAEDISKILSTPVARRIFLRGKSNAIAALAVTNHDFSNLLDMVTCETLLIWGENDNISPVRTGKVLDALLPHASLVIIPRAGHVPMNDRRDDFLTALFAESLPKKTQRPVSYSKTGRVGSCFNQSGMKFSGVYDRIELDQCKDVRISNVSTEYIAAKDSEIKIENSTITGKAIGLDLNNSKLTGTALTITGDIAIHADKSRLDLAGVTLIGKKYAVTSDDQAILLFSVSRITSLLSDDYIHGVRKVSPDSPL; encoded by the coding sequence ATGTCCATCATCCGATTTGTCTATACGGCATTAAGCCTGCTGCTTTGCCTCCTTTTTCTACCGCTGGCTGTAGCCCCACCGTTATCTGCCGGGGAGGATATCGAAAAAATACAGCAATTCATCAGCGAGCCGATATTTAACGGCCAGGTTTATTATTATGAATCCGGGCTTGAAAATTCCGAGATCCTGGTTCTGCTGCACGGGGTGGGCGACGAGGCATCAACTATCTGGGAGCCGCTCCTGCCGGAACTTGTGGGAAAATATCATGTACTCGCCCTTGACCTTCCCGGTTTCGGGAAATCCACCCAGGCAAACCTGTTGTATTCGCCTGAAAACTACAGCGCCTTCCTTTACTGGTTCATCGGCAAACACGCGAAAGGCCCGGTCCATCTAATGGGACATTCACTGGGTGGCGCCCTTGCCCTCCGATTTGCCGCAGACCATCCGGACAAAGTCAAGCGCTTGATCCTTGTGGACTCAATCGGCATCCTGCATCGGATCGCCTTTTCCAAAAAAATCATGGAATTCGATCTGCCCCTTGATAATTGGCCGGAGATCATTGCCGCGCCACTCCAGGAAGCCATTGATTCGATCAATGATTTTACCGGCTCCACCGCTGAAAAAATGACCAAGCAGGGCTCTGCCGAAGATATCAGTAAGATTCTCTCAACGCCTGTGGCCCGCAGGATATTTCTGCGCGGCAAATCAAACGCCATTGCCGCGCTGGCCGTGACAAACCATGATTTCTCCAATCTGCTTGATATGGTAACATGTGAAACCCTTCTCATCTGGGGTGAAAACGACAATATTTCCCCGGTTCGGACCGGGAAGGTATTAGATGCTCTCCTTCCCCACGCAAGCCTGGTGATAATTCCACGGGCCGGGCATGTGCCAATGAACGACCGCAGGGATGACTTTCTTACCGCCCTGTTTGCCGAATCCCTTCCGAAAAAAACACAGCGCCCGGTCTCATATTCCAAAACAGGTCGCGTCGGAAGCTGCTTCAATCAATCCGGCATGAAGTTTTCCGGGGTATACGACCGCATTGAACTAGATCAATGCAAGGATGTGCGGATCAGCAATGTTTCCACGGAATACATTGCCGCCAAAGACTCGGAAATCAAAATCGAAAACAGCACGATTACAGGAAAAGCAATCGGCCTTGATCTTAATAATTCCAAACTCACCGGCACCGCGCTGACCATCACCGGCGATATCGCAATCCATGCGGATAAAAGCCGACTTGATCTTGCCGGGGTTACGCTTATCGGCAAAAAGTATGCGGTTACCTCAGATGACCAGGCAATTCTGCTTTTTTCTGTCTCCAGAATCACCAGCCTCCTCTCTGATGATTATATCCATGGTGTTCGCAAAGTATCCCCGGATTCCCCTCTTTAA
- a CDS encoding class I SAM-dependent methyltransferase produces MKTDNPYELHADSYEAWFDKYSYAYQSELAAVRMQLPKGSGIEIGVGTGRFAGPLGIPFGVEPCLAMADYAGASGVQIIRAVSESLPIKSRTFDFVLFVTVLCFVQDIPKTLAEANRILKPRGSLVIAFINRSSTLGTNYDAHKKQSVFYTNANFYTAEEINRFMIDTGCSNLKHVQTIFNDPLRMDKQDDTLPGSDKGAFIVARGIKF; encoded by the coding sequence ATGAAAACAGACAACCCTTATGAACTCCATGCCGATTCATACGAAGCATGGTTTGATAAATATTCGTATGCCTATCAATCCGAGCTTGCCGCGGTAAGGATGCAACTCCCCAAAGGCTCAGGGATTGAGATCGGCGTCGGTACCGGACGGTTTGCCGGCCCGCTGGGGATTCCATTTGGCGTTGAGCCTTGTCTGGCAATGGCGGATTATGCCGGTGCCAGTGGTGTTCAAATTATCCGCGCAGTTTCGGAGTCCCTTCCCATAAAAAGCCGGACCTTTGATTTTGTCCTCTTTGTGACAGTGCTCTGTTTTGTACAAGACATTCCAAAAACCCTTGCGGAGGCAAATCGTATCCTCAAGCCGCGAGGCTCGCTTGTTATTGCCTTCATTAACCGGTCAAGCACACTGGGAACAAATTATGACGCCCATAAAAAACAAAGTGTTTTTTATACAAACGCAAACTTTTATACCGCCGAAGAAATCAATAGATTCATGATCGACACCGGCTGTTCGAACCTCAAACATGTTCAGACGATTTTTAATGATCCGCTCCGGATGGATAAACAAGACGATACTTTACCGGGGTCCGACAAAGGGGCTTTTATCGTTGCCAGGGGTATAAAATTTTAA
- a CDS encoding ribonuclease H — protein sequence MDELILLTDASVNTQSHIGYGAYLVVADRELSLDSLRSRVKVKRFENTSSTKLELQTLLWALDDIQAAGNKVTVYTDSQNILGLQGRRERLEQNQYRSKKNNRLNNYELYQAFYAVIDQLNCEFIKVLGHKVSNQKDDIDRLFTLVDRASRNALRENG from the coding sequence ATGGATGAACTGATCCTCCTCACCGATGCAAGTGTTAATACTCAGTCGCATATAGGCTATGGTGCATATCTTGTTGTGGCTGACCGCGAACTTTCGTTGGATTCGTTGAGGTCGCGGGTAAAGGTAAAACGATTTGAGAATACCTCTTCAACCAAACTGGAATTGCAGACCTTGTTATGGGCCCTGGACGATATCCAGGCAGCAGGGAATAAAGTGACAGTCTATACGGATTCTCAAAACATTCTGGGCTTGCAGGGAAGACGAGAGCGACTGGAGCAAAACCAATACCGTTCAAAAAAAAATAATCGACTCAATAATTATGAACTGTATCAGGCGTTTTATGCCGTAATCGATCAGTTGAATTGCGAATTCATTAAAGTGCTTGGCCACAAGGTTTCGAATCAAAAAGATGATATTGACCGGCTTTTCACCCTGGTGGACCGAGCTTCACGGAATGCGCTGCGAGAAAATGGGTGA
- a CDS encoding protein phosphatase 2C domain-containing protein, producing MKILTAGLTHKGLVRKTNQDCFLVCDQSPSLYIVADGIGGNLAGEVASRMAVDIIKDHISSVRSGDQPYMNGFDRSLSESRNRLTSAIQLANHIIYLASKEKTEWKGMGTTVAAAWLSKRNEPNLTIGHVGDSRIFLIRNNTIRQLTKDHSIRVERRQNDFLQVSTHALGPQIKNYLSRAVGTDKNVCVDTREIKILPQDRFLLASDGLTNMISDEVILKILCSENNPESASQHLIDAAKKNGGRDNITVIVIHSK from the coding sequence GTGAAAATTCTTACCGCAGGCCTGACCCATAAAGGGCTTGTAAGAAAAACCAATCAGGACTGCTTTCTAGTCTGTGACCAGTCGCCATCACTTTATATCGTCGCCGACGGCATTGGCGGCAACCTCGCGGGTGAAGTAGCCAGCCGCATGGCAGTTGATATCATAAAGGACCATATCAGCAGCGTAAGGTCCGGTGATCAGCCCTATATGAACGGCTTTGACAGATCCCTCTCCGAGTCCCGAAACCGCCTGACTTCAGCAATACAACTTGCCAACCACATCATCTATCTTGCTTCCAAGGAAAAAACCGAATGGAAAGGAATGGGCACCACCGTTGCGGCAGCCTGGCTTTCCAAAAGAAATGAACCAAATCTTACCATCGGCCATGTGGGCGACAGCCGCATCTTTCTCATTCGTAATAATACGATCAGGCAGCTCACCAAAGACCATTCGATACGCGTTGAACGACGCCAGAACGATTTTCTGCAGGTCTCAACCCATGCATTGGGTCCGCAAATAAAAAATTATCTTTCCCGTGCCGTTGGCACTGATAAAAATGTCTGCGTCGACACCCGGGAAATTAAAATTCTCCCGCAGGATAGGTTTCTTCTGGCAAGCGACGGCTTGACCAATATGATAAGCGATGAGGTTATTTTGAAAATTCTCTGCTCAGAGAACAATCCTGAAAGCGCCTCACAACATTTGATTGACGCAGCAAAAAAGAACGGCGGCCGGGATAATATTACGGTTATTGTGATTCATTCGAAATGA